The genomic DNA GACCGGCGGGAAAAAGCGCGAATCTGTTCGTCTGAAAAATGGGCCATATCGAACGTGTTATTTTTGCTGTTGTAACGCAGCTCATAACCGGCTTTGGTCAACTCCAGCGCCAGCTCCTGTTTGTAAACATCGCCCAGGTGCATTTTGTTACGCATCAGCTCATCATTTTTGAGCGCGCGCCACTGGCCGTCCTCGCGCTGGGTCATGTTCATGACAAAAGCGTGGGTGTGCAAATCAGGATCTAGCGCCCTGGACGTTTCGTGGCGAAAAGTAGCGACGACAAGGTTATTGGTATTCTGGGTTACTGATTTCCCCTGGCGAGTCGTCCGGGCCTGCGCGAGTTTTTCAGCTTCACGCACAGCAGCGGCAACAGCTTTTTCATGAGCCTCGATAATGGTTTTATCGCCGTGTATCAGCGCCTGCATGGATACCCCTTTAGGCGCTGAAAACGTCAGGTCGTAGCCCAGACGCTCTTTTTTGGCATCACCCACGTGTCGCTGCATATGCGTGAAGGTATCTATCTCTCCGACAAGCAGCTCTTTAAACCGGGCTGATTCAACGTCCCCGGATAAGCCGAGGGCTTCAGCTCCGGTTCCCTGCCAGGACGTGAATGATGAATCCTTACTGTAGTAATCATCCTTTGCATCAGAGTAGTAGCCCACAACGCTAGTGACGTTCTGGCGGGTAATCGTGGTTATATCAAGCATCAGATCTCCCTCAGTTCAATGCCAGGAACAGGGTTTTTGCGATGGTATTTAACGTGTTTAGCCTTGAACTTAGCGACGGGCATATCACCAGGCAACGCCAGATAGCCGGTGAGGTTTGGCAACATTGATATTTCGGTAGGCGTTACGGCACGAACAACTTTAACGTCGCGGCGTTTACGGACAATCCAGGGCTTCTGAGGATCGGATTCTTTACGCTCAACTTCGCCTTCTATCTCACCGAGTGAGCGCGACATTTGATCCAACGTTTCATCACCGAGACGGCTGCCGCCCAGCACGATGTTAGAACGCATGTTAGCCAGAATTGTCTGAGCCATATCCCGACCATAAACCTTAACCAGCTGAGAATAGGTTTGATAGCCAGCATAAACACACAGACCGCTTTTACGCCCTTTGGTCAGTGCATCGTTGAGGTTTGGCAGAAACTGGAGTGATTCCAGCTCGTCAATAAATACATTAATGCGGCTTTCTTTTTCACCCATACCCAGCACGATAGAAAAAATCGAATCCAGCCAGCAGGAAATTAGCGGATTAAGTGACCTTTTCATTTCTTCCTGCCAGGTGATAAACAGGGTTCCCGGCTTTCCATCATCAAGCCAGTCACGCAGGGAAAAATTACCTTCCGGCATTTTCAAATGTGGGGCAAGATTCTTACTGAGAACAAATCGCGCGCTTCCAACTGCTTTTTCAGACCCGGAAAAAATAGCTTCGGCAGGCGTCCCCATTAAAAATTCTTTTAATTTTTTCTGGTCAACGTTACAGGCCCAGTGAATAACTTCTTCCATAGTTACTGTGCTATATAGGCTGTGAAGTTTTTTCGAAACTTCACTAAAAATAAGACGGCCATAGCCGAACCATTCTTCAGTAGCCATATCAGGGCTTTCCTGAACAATAGAGTTCACTAAGCGCTCGTAATCATATGAACGGCGAATTTCATTGAAAAACACCCAGCCTTCAGTGCGTTTATCATAGGCGTTTAAAATAACATCGCCGGGACGATAGAAATTCTTTAAGAAGCCCCCATTTGGATCTAAAGCAATATTTTTGCCGCCTCTAATGATGCTCTTAAATAACAGTTCATTGAAAATTGTGGTTTTACCAGTACCGGTTGTACCGGCAATCGAAAAATGCAAGTTCTCAGCGTATGTAGGTATGGGGATATTAGCCACGGTTAACTGGTTGACACCTCTTTCGCGTGTTTTATCAGCGAGTGTTCTGGCGCGAACAAGCTCTGTACCACGATAAATCTTTTTGAATCTTTCGCCTTTAAACACGCGTGATTTATCATAAATGATAAAAGCGATCAGACCGCCAACACCAATAAACCAGCCAGCAATTAAAGCTGACCATAAAGGCCATAGCGAAAAAGTATTCTTAACCAGATACGGAATCAGGTATTTAGCCGTGGATGGATCAATACCGTAGGTAAATTTTGCAACTAGAAACCATACCATCACTGGAGGCAAAGTAATTGCAAATAAAAATGCTAAGCCTCTTTCTCTATCGTCCATTTCAGCGCTCCTTTTTTGGTTCCCAGACTTTGTAGCCGTTACGTTCAACCTCTGCTTTTGCCGCTTTGGTTTTGCCCGGTTCTGCTATCGAGCGCAGGAGGATTAGCGTTTCAATAGCGAGTGATTCATGCAACATCATCTGTCCTGCCGGTGGGAATTTTACGCCAGATAGCGTTTCGGTTATTGCCTTCAGCTCATCGCGCAGTGGGCCAAAATCCGCATCTGAAGCACGGTCAAAAAGATAATCCAGTTTGCGATTTACGTCGCTCAGCCGGTCGGCAACTATTTTCAACCCGGACTCCCGATCACCTGGGCCAGCTTCAATGCAGCGCCGCAGATAATCTGACCGATTACCTCCTGAAACCAGGTCTATATAGGCCAAAAGTTCATCTGATACTTTTGCGGTTATTATTGGCATTCAGTCCTCACATTGTGCATTTTTTAAACAAAAAATTGGGATCTAACAAGCTGAAATCTTAGTATTACCAAAGTAATAAAGCAAACTCATTATAAAACAATGAGTTATTGGGTGTTTTTAATACCTAATTATTACCGAATATTGTTGCTATTTATTTTTTTATCTTTTAAATCAGTATGATAGCGTGATTTATCGCGCTGCGTTAGGTGTATAGCAGGTTAAGGGATAAAAAATCATCTTTTTTGGTAGGGGCGATCTACGTAGGTTAAGGACTAACTGGCTAAAAAGCGTTCAATATTCCGTATTCATGCTTGCATGAATACCAGTACAACAAAAGTACATCAAAATTACATCAAAATTACATCACTTGAAGGTTGACAGTACAACAAAATTACATCATTCTTTGGTCATGAGGTAGCCAGTACAACAAAAGTACATCAAAAGTACATCAAAATTACATCAAAATTACATCATTCTAAATGAGGGTACTATGAAGCCCAAAAGTATCAGGGCGGCACTTCAGTTGATGTTGCCGGAAATAGAAGAAATGCTGTCACTGGGAGTTTCCAGGGAGGAAATTTATAAGGCAGTTTCTGAACGCTTCGGCCTGGAAGGTGTGAACGTTCGTAGCTTTGATACGTCCCTATATAGAGCGCGGCAAATCCGGAAAAATGGAATGCACAATACACATGAAAGGATGCCGAACAATGATGATAGTGTATTGCACAATACACAAAAAGGAGGTAGCGAGAAAGGTGCAGAGGAAAGTGTATTGCACAATACACAAACGCCGCCTGAGCCTGAACCGCAAGGAAGTGAAAAAAAAGAAAGTCCCGGCATTATTGATAAAGAGTTCTTCAATAAAATCAGTGAAGATTTCGACCCTAAGATGTTCAATAAAAAATTCTGAGGTGATTTATGAAAGTAGCGGTAATTAATTACAGTGGCAGCGTTGGTAAAACCTTAATTTCATCCTACCTGTTAGCCCCGCGTCTGACTGGAGCAAAATTCTATGCGGTTGAAACTATCAACCAGTCTGCTTCCGATCTGGGGATTGAGAATGTTTCCATTTTTAAAGGTGATGACTTTTCACGGTTGATTGAAGATATTGTTTTTGAAGATGCCGGGATTATTGATATTGGTGCGTCAAACGTAGAAGCGTTCCTGATGGCAATGTCCCGCTTTGACAGTGGCGCGAATGAATTTGATAAGTATGTAATCCCGGTTACGCCTGATAATAAGGCCATTGATGAAAGCCTGAAAACAGCACATACGTTAAGTAAGGCAGGTGTAAGCAGCGATAAAATCATCTTTGTTCCAAACCGCATTAGTCCAGATAGTGAAGTAGAGGATGTACTGGCGCCGGTATTTGAATTTGTCAAACGAACGAAAGTTGGCAAAATCAGCAAGAAATCTGTTATTTATAACAGTGAAGTTTTCGAATATCTCGCGTATCACCGTATCTCATTCGAAGCATTGACCGCTGAAGATCCAGAAGAATTTAAAGCCCGCGCTAAACAAACAACGGATGCTGACGAGCGCAAAAAACTGGCCCGCCGTTATACCTACATGAAACAGGCAATTCCTGTTAAAGCTAATCTCGATAAAGCATATGCGGCTTTAATGGGAGAATAAAATGGAAAAGCAGCCAGATAAATTTGAAGTTCTGATGGATTGGTTTTTAGGTGACGCGAAGGAAATCACCGCAAGTCAGAAAGAAATGACTGAGATACTTTCTGCGCTTTCGGAAAAGCTGGCAAAAGACACCGAAAGTTTAGGAGAGACGGCAGACTCTCTTAAACGGACTTTAGTAGAAAACCAGCGTTCAATTAGCCTGGCAATTAGTGATGATGCTAAGGCGCGTGAGGAATTTCTGACGAAGTTCCGCCGCGCGCAGGCGTCCAGAGCTGAGACGTTAACCCGTCAGATCCTTTTTATTACAGCTGGCTGCACTATTGTGGGCGCCGCCGTGGGTGCCGCGATAGCCATAATTCTACTGAGATAATGTAAACCGGGCATGTCCCGGTTTTTTTTCAAGCGAAGCGCGGAGGCCGCAGGCCGGAGGCATTAGTGGCCGCCGCCCGAAGGGGCGAGACGCGTAGCGGCTCGATGCGCAGCACGGCAGAACGGCCCCGCAGGGGTAATGCCCGGTTTAATTCAACGTGACAGTCACGTGGAGGAAAAATATGAATGACCGACAGCGTGAACAAGCCCGTATTCGCCAGGCCCGGCGCCGCGCGCGACTCAAAGAGGAAGGCGCTAGCGTGACAGTCACGCTAACAAAACAGGAAGAAGCAATGTTACAGGAGCTTTGCCGGGTTCGTCGTCCAGGACGAACAGCCTATTCCACGAATGAGTTTTTCCAACTGCTGCTGATCCGAAACTGGCAACAGTGGCAGGAGCAAAAGGCGCAGCTGGGGAAATGCCAGGCTTGCGGAAAGCTGAAAGCGGAGGGAGGTTGCGGCGGCGAACGGCAGAGCGAAACCTTTAACTGCTGGCTAGCCGTCGAAGCAAACGAGCTTAATGTGTAGTGTATTGTGCTATACAGAAATTGCCAAAAGCAGCGCGGAGTAATAACTGAAACGGCCGCGCAGCGGAAAGAAAAAAGCCCGGTCAATCCGGGTTTTTTTCTTTCGGCGGCTCAGTAATCGTCTAGATCTCCGCAGCCCAGCGGGCAACAATTACGCTCAATACCGTGGCTGCAATAATCGTTTTCCCGATCCTGCCGGATTTCTTCCGCGATCTCGTCTTGGGTCAGATAGTCAAATTCACGCCGCGCTACCGCGATCAGTTCTTCCCGATACTCGGCCGGAACGCCAGCAAGATAGCCGTCAATAACCGCGCTCAGGCGGCGCTGATACAGTTCATAAATCAGGCCGCAGCGGGGCTGCTGTTCGCGCGCAAAACTCTCACACTGGCGACGAAAATCTTCAAGAGTCTGCTCAAGGGTTTGTGTGGTCATGTCGTTTGTCCTCGATCTTTCTGTTAAAGACCCGGCTTGGCCGGGTCGTCAGTGCTATTTAGTTTGTTGCAGCAGCTGGTCTAATTTTGCCGCCAGTGCATACGTCGATGTGAAAGCGCCTTGCAGGCGCTGATTAGGCAGCTGGTTGAACGCTTCGAGGCAGGCGCGCAGCAATAATTCTTTCTGAGATTCGACTTCTTTTTTCAGCTGGGAAGGGGTGGTAACAGTGGTCATGCTTACTCCTTAGTGATCCGATACCGGCAATTTTTCGGGTGGCGGTATTGCCTCCCGATGATTTAATTATCGGTGATTACGCCTTTAAAGTCAATACAAGTACGGAATTTATTTACATGTTTTTATGCCCGTCAGGGCATGGAAGGCGACCGCGCCGGACTCCACCGGACACCGGCCGCAAATCGCCGGAAACTGCGGGACTGACCGGAGCAACAGGCCAACCCCCCTTCCTGCTAAGCCATAACCCAGCCCGCCGCCACGCAGCTGCCGCACGTCCCCCACGGGGGTGCGCAGTGGGCGCCGCGCGCCTGCGCGCGGGTACAGCGGCCCGCCTGCGGGTCGCGGCGCCGTACTGCGAGTTAGCGGCCGCCGCGCGGCCGGTTACGGGGGACACCGCACCGTCACGGCCAGCGCCCCGCTGAGCTGCACAATCCACGGATAACACAATAGCGCACTGGCAAAGGATGCCGACGCCTGAAGGGCGTTGGCACCCCGAAGGGGCGGGGCGAGACGGGAACCGGCTCGATGCGCAGCACAGCAGAGCGGCCCCGAAGGGGTAACGCCCTGTGTGGCATCAGGATTTAGCGCAATGGCAGAACATGAGCTGGAGAGATCACCGGCAAGCAGCAGCAAAGGGGCGGCGCAGCCGCCCAGATGGCTGTTTGCCGATACCGGCGATTAATTAGAGCGGTGTTTAATATCCCCCGCGTGGCGGGGGACTAGGTTTCAGCAAGTCATGTTAAATACGTGTCCGTCATGTAAACTGAAATCCCCAATAAACAGATCCCGCGCATAGGCTACGATGTCAAAATATCGGGCTACGGATTCAGGAATTTCATTCAGTAGACCGCTATCATTCAGGTATTCCTCTGCAAAAGTTTCTTCGTCCTTAGCTTCGCCCATATAGGCATCTCTAAACAGGTCGAAATCAGTGCTATTAAACAGATCAACAAAGGCCACAAACGCCGCTTCGTTTCCTTCCTCGCGGGCTTGTTTAAAGCCGTTAATAAAATCCCAGTTGATATGGCACTCTGACGCCATATCAGACGGAATACCCTCCCAATCCTGGAACATAAATTCTGGATCAGCCTCATTTGCGTGTAACTCGCGGCAGCGCTCGTAAAACTCCTCTGAGCTATCAAAATCGGTCAGATCGAGCCAGGCTCCCGCAATGCTTCCGCAGTTGTATTTATGGTAAGTGCCAACATAAACAGAAGGGGTCGTAATATCAGTCATGGTGTACTCCTTAAAGCGCCGATACCGGCAATTTTTCGGGCGGCGGTATTGCCTCCCGATGATTTAATTATCGGTGATTACGCCTTTAAAGTCAATACAAGTACGGAATTTATTTACATGTTTTTATGCCCGTCAGGGCATGGAAGGCGACCGCGCCGGACTCCACCGGACACCGGCCGCAAATCGCCGGAAACTGCGGGACTGACCGGAGCAACAGGCCAACCCCCCTTCCTGCTAAGCCATAACCCAGCCCGCCGCCACGCAGCTGCCGCACGTCCCCCACGGGGGTGCGCAGTGGGCGCCGCGCGCCTGCGCGCGGGTACGGCGGCCCGCCTGCGGGTCGCGGCGCCGTACTGCGAGTTAGCGGCCGCCGCGCGGCCGGTTACGGGGGACACCGCACCGTCACGGCCAGCGCCCCGCTGAGCTGCACAATCCACGGATAACACAATAGCGCACTGGCAAAGGATG from Leclercia sp. LSNIH1 includes the following:
- a CDS encoding type IV secretion system DNA-binding domain-containing protein; this encodes MDDRERGLAFLFAITLPPVMVWFLVAKFTYGIDPSTAKYLIPYLVKNTFSLWPLWSALIAGWFIGVGGLIAFIIYDKSRVFKGERFKKIYRGTELVRARTLADKTRERGVNQLTVANIPIPTYAENLHFSIAGTTGTGKTTIFNELLFKSIIRGGKNIALDPNGGFLKNFYRPGDVILNAYDKRTEGWVFFNEIRRSYDYERLVNSIVQESPDMATEEWFGYGRLIFSEVSKKLHSLYSTVTMEEVIHWACNVDQKKLKEFLMGTPAEAIFSGSEKAVGSARFVLSKNLAPHLKMPEGNFSLRDWLDDGKPGTLFITWQEEMKRSLNPLISCWLDSIFSIVLGMGEKESRINVFIDELESLQFLPNLNDALTKGRKSGLCVYAGYQTYSQLVKVYGRDMAQTILANMRSNIVLGGSRLGDETLDQMSRSLGEIEGEVERKESDPQKPWIVRKRRDVKVVRAVTPTEISMLPNLTGYLALPGDMPVAKFKAKHVKYHRKNPVPGIELREI
- the stbA gene encoding plasmid stabilization protein StbA; this encodes MKPKSIRAALQLMLPEIEEMLSLGVSREEIYKAVSERFGLEGVNVRSFDTSLYRARQIRKNGMHNTHERMPNNDDSVLHNTQKGGSEKGAEESVLHNTQTPPEPEPQGSEKKESPGIIDKEFFNKISEDFDPKMFNKKF
- the stbB gene encoding StbB family protein, with the protein product MKVAVINYSGSVGKTLISSYLLAPRLTGAKFYAVETINQSASDLGIENVSIFKGDDFSRLIEDIVFEDAGIIDIGASNVEAFLMAMSRFDSGANEFDKYVIPVTPDNKAIDESLKTAHTLSKAGVSSDKIIFVPNRISPDSEVEDVLAPVFEFVKRTKVGKISKKSVIYNSEVFEYLAYHRISFEALTAEDPEEFKARAKQTTDADERKKLARRYTYMKQAIPVKANLDKAYAALMGE
- the stbC gene encoding plasmid stabilization protein StbC, with amino-acid sequence MEKQPDKFEVLMDWFLGDAKEITASQKEMTEILSALSEKLAKDTESLGETADSLKRTLVENQRSISLAISDDAKAREEFLTKFRRAQASRAETLTRQILFITAGCTIVGAAVGAAIAIILLR
- the ccgAII gene encoding protein CcgAII; translated protein: MTTQTLEQTLEDFRRQCESFAREQQPRCGLIYELYQRRLSAVIDGYLAGVPAEYREELIAVARREFDYLTQDEIAEEIRQDRENDYCSHGIERNCCPLGCGDLDDY
- the ccgAI gene encoding protein CcgAI, which encodes MTTVTTPSQLKKEVESQKELLLRACLEAFNQLPNQRLQGAFTSTYALAAKLDQLLQQTK
- a CDS encoding antirestriction protein ArdA encodes the protein MTDITTPSVYVGTYHKYNCGSIAGAWLDLTDFDSSEEFYERCRELHANEADPEFMFQDWEGIPSDMASECHINWDFINGFKQAREEGNEAAFVAFVDLFNSTDFDLFRDAYMGEAKDEETFAEEYLNDSGLLNEIPESVARYFDIVAYARDLFIGDFSLHDGHVFNMTC